The genomic segment AAACAAGGCTTCCCCGAGTGAGGATAAATAACTGTCTGCCATCCAATGAGCTAGTTCCAATTGTTCTTCAGTAAGAACAGGATCTAAATCAATTTGTTTTAAAATGGAAAGAGTTTCATAATTTGGCTCATTCGAATGAATCTCGATCACCACCCCTTCCCATTCTTTTCCATTTAAAGGAACAAGGACGCGGACTCCCCTTGGCAGAGTTTTTATTTCTTGTGGAATTTCATAAGTGAGAGTTCGACTTTCCCAAGATAGATTGAGGGCCACTTCCGCATATTGGATCATACTAAAGATAAGGTTTTAAAAGAGATAAATGGGAAATAAAACTTTCTTCCAATTCTTGTTTTTCTTTTCCGTATTGAAATAGATTTGTTTCAGAATCAGCTTTTTTTGCCTTTTCACCAAGGAAAACAAGAGCTTCAGGAGACCTTGTTGTGACAATGGGAATGGAGAGTCCGGATAAATCCCACTTGGTTTCTTTACCCAGAAACTCTTTTGCTTTATCGGCACCAAACAAAAGCTTGGCGGATGAACCCAAAATCACAATGGACTTGATCCCATATTCTTCTACAGTATCTTTTACATGGAATTTACAATTTTCCACTCTGGTTTGCCAATCTGTTTCCTTGGAATCAGTATTGGAAAAATTACAAGCTGGATATTCTTGGTAATAAAACTCTTCAAAAGAAAACCCAAATACTTTTTGGATTAGATCGTTCCAGCTACTTTCGGTTAGTTTGTCTTTAAAAATCTGATTGGGTTTTGTTTTTGTAAATGGTTTTTCTTTGGGACTGGTTGCCCCAGAATAATGGAGAACAAGAACAGGTTTCCTTCCTTTATGTAGGAACTGGCGTACACCACTCAGTTTTCCTTGGCAAAGGGTACAAGAAAAATTAACAAGATCCTTGTTTTTTCTTTGGTTTTCTTTTTGTTGTTTCTTCTGGATTTCAATAGATTCTGGAACTTTGGATTTCCATGGAAATACAATGTCATTCGGATCTTGTTCTTCCTGGAAGCGGTAAACAGAAACCGATTTGTTTTGGATTAAAAATTTTGTTTCTGTTAGAATGTCGGCAAAACGCCCTAATATTGATTTTTGATCCATACTAACCTTCGTTCAACTGTTCCACTGATATATTTAAGGAACGTAATTTTCTATACAAATGGGTTCTTTCAATGCCTAATGCCTTGGAGGTTCTTGTCACATTCCCCTCACAAATTTGTAGGGTTTTGATGATGTATTGGCGTTCGAACTCTTCTTTGGCATGTTTCAAATCCCCACGAGCCACCATTTCATTGGCTTTTTTAAATCCATGTAGAGCTTCCTTTACATCCTTGGCGCGGATGGTATCTCCTGGAACCAGAATACTCAACCGTTCTAAAATATTTCCGAGTTCTCGTACATTTCCTGGCCAAAAATGAGTGGTGAGAGCATCAAGACCATCTCGATCAATGGTTTTCGGAGAAAGTTTATTTTCCGAAATAGACTTTTTCAAATAATATTCGGCAAGTAAAGGAATGTCCAAATTCCTTTCGCGTAACGGCGGTAATTCTAATGGAATCACACTCAAAGCATAGTATAAATCTTCGCGAAACCGTCCTTCCTTGATGGCTTCTTCCACATTGGAATTGGTCGCGGCAATGATACGAACATCCACAGATATTGGATCCTTTCCGCCAACACGATCTAGTTTTTGTTCGAGAATTACCTTTAAAACCTTTGATTGGATGGAAAGTGGCAGATCACAAACCTCATCCAAAAACAAAGTTCCGTTCCCAGCTGCTTCCCATTTTCCCATTTTGATTTCGGATTTGGTTTGGGTTCCATGAACTTCATACCCAAATAACTCTTGTTCTAAGGTCTCTTCCGGAATGGCAGCACAATTGAATTCGATGTATGGTTCTGATTTTCTTTTAGAATTTTGGTGGATCGCCCTTGCCGTTAATTCTTTTCCCGTTCCATTTTCACCAAAGATAAAAACTCGGGCATTGGTTTGTGCTGCTTGGAATATAGCAAACTTCACTCGTTTGATGGAAGCTGATTCTCCTAAAATTTCATCCACTTCCAGCTGGAACTCGGGAATCTCATGATCTTTGGTTTTTTCTAATGCTGATTCAATGGTTTGGATTACTTTTTCAATCGAAAGAGGTTTTTCTAAAAAGTCAACTGCCCCTTTTTTAGTAGCATTGACTGCAAGCTCAATCGTTCCGTGTCCAGAAATCATAACAATTGGCAAACTAGAATAGAGTTTTTTACATTCATCTAAAATGGTAAGTCCATCTTCTTTACCAACCCAAACATCTAGTAAAACAAGTGAAGGTCTTTCCTTTGCAAGTGCTTTTAATAAAGCTTTCCCATTTGCAAAATCTTCCACCGTATAATCTTCATCTTCCAAAATCACCCGTAATGATTTTCGAATTTCCTTTTCATCATCTAGAATATATATGAGTTTTTGCATTAGTGATTATCCAAAGGAAGTTCAATTCTAAATTTACAACCACCTAACTTAGAATTTTCTACAACAATATGACCATGATGATCGATTATGGTTTTTTGAACAATGGCAAGCCCGATACCCGATCCATGATTTTCCTTGGTTGAAAAATAAGGTTCAAATATTTTTTCTTTCCATTCCTCTTTTAGTCCGGGACCTGAATCATCGATTTCGATCACAATCGACTTTCGAAGAGCCTTTTTTTGCAACTTGGACATGATTCTAATTTTTTTTCGTTTGAGACTTAAAATGTCCATTTCTTCTTTGGAATTTTCTGCAGATTGGATTGCCTCAACTGCATTTTTGATAAGGTTATTGATCACTCCGAGAAACAATCTTTTGTCCAGAAATACTTCCGGTAAATTTTCTGCTAACTTTAGTTCGAATTCAATATCCGTTGTATCTCGAAACAAAGCAAAAGCTTCTTCCAAAATGGGATTTAATTTTTGGTTGATCAGCACAGGTACTGGCATCCGTGCAAATTCACTAAACTCTTTTACAAGATGTTCTAACACTCGCACTTGCCCAATGATGGTTTCAGTGGCATCAAAAATAACGGATTCTAAATTTTCAGATTTTGGATTTTGGAATTTTCTTTGGATCCTTTGTGCAGACAATTGGATGGGAGTAAGTGGGTTTTTAATTTCATGGGCCATACGCTGCGCAACTTCTTTCCAAGCTGCAATCCGTTGGGTATGCATTAACTCTTCAGACTTCGCATCCAAGTCACTCACCATTTGATTGAAACTATCAATCAGGATTCCCATTTCGCCTTCTTCTGTTTTTTCCAACCGAATGTCTGAATCACCTAACGAAACTTTTTTGGTGGCATTGGCTAAGTTGATGATAGGGCGGGAAATTCTTCTCGCAAATAAAAAAGAAAACAAAATGGCAATGAGAAACATCGCAAATGAAAAAGAAGCAATCGTAATCCGAACACTAAAGGGGATTTTTTCTTTCCAAAGGCTTACCTTTTCATAGGTAGAGGTCGCGTTCACGATATTTAAAACATCGGCTTCCATCCCTTTATGAATCCTTTGACCAACATAAACCTCCCGACTTTCATCCAAAAAAAACTTACAAAACAAATAAGATTTGTCGTTCGTATACAAACGAGAGGTATAAATTCCAGGCCGATTTGATTCTAAAAATTCCAAACCCAAAATGTATCGATAAATACCTTTTGATTCAAAATTCAGAGTTCCTGATGTTACAAATCCCAAATAATATTCATTTTTTTCAAACAGTCCATTTTCGATACCTTTTTGAAAAACTGTGAAACCGTCGGATTTTTGTCCTTTCAAACGAGAACGTAAAATATTTACTTTTTCGATAAATTCAGATTCAATTTCCTTTTCTTCATTTTGAATGATAAGATTTGCAGACCTGAGTGCATTGGAAATATCAACACGGTAAAAACCTTCAATCAACCTTCCTGTTAGGTTGGAGGAAAGAATGAATATTGGCAAAGAAGGAACAAGAGCCACAAACAAAAAAGCAAGCGTTAGGCGATACCGAATGGAACTACGTATTTTTCCCGTTTCCCTGTTACGTCGATTCCGATAAACGTAACTGAGAATCAAAGATAAAATAAAAAATGGGATTAGAATGAATACATAAGTATCCACCTTAGAAAAAAAGGAAATGTCTTCCTCTTGTCTAAAAAAAACTAACTCAGAAAAACCGACAGAAATCCCTAAGGTAAGGAAAAAAATAAAAATATCACGTAGATAATATCTGTTTTCGTCAGAGAGACGTGGGATGAGTTTGAATAACCTAATTGGCATTGGTTTCAAAATTACGACTAACCAAAGCTTCTAAAGCAAGAAGAGCCTCCTCTTCTCTTTTCCCATCAGCCTTTACAGAAAACTCCGTTCCAGGTCCAAGTGCTAACATCATTAACCCCATAATGGATTTACCGTTTACTTCAATATCATCTTTGAGGACAAAAATTTCACATGGGAAACTAGCTGCCATCTTTACAAATAAAGAGGCAGGTCTCGCATGAAGCCCCGAACTATCTTCTCTAATCTTTAACTGGATTTGTTTCAATGGAATTCTGTTGGATATAGGTATTTAGTTTATTCGAAAATTCTTTAGCGCTGTTTTTCCCCATTTTACGCAGACGTTGGTTCATCGCAGCCGTTTCTACAATGATTGGAATGTTTCTTCCTGGTTTGACGGGTATTTCAATATACGGAACAGAAACACCTAAAATTTCTTCCATACTTTGTTCGATTCCCGTTCGTTCATAATCACCAGAAGTTTGTTCTTCCCATTCTTTTAAGTTAATGATTAGTTCAATGAGTTTATGATCTCTTACCGATCCAACACCAAACAGATCTTTGATGTTTAAAATTCCAAGGCCACGAATCTCCATATGGTGACGAAGTAAATCGGAACAAGATCCTATGAGATAACTTTCACTCAGACGGCGAATCTCCACCATATCATCGGCCACAAGTCTATGACCACGTTCAATCAGTTCAAGGGCAGTTTCACTTTTACCCACACCCGAACGACCGGTAAGCAAAGTTCCAATTCCAAAAACCTCAATGAGTACTCCATGGCGCATTGTTCTTGGCGCAAGGGCACGATCTAAAATTTGAGAGATTAAAGTGATGAATCTATGCGTAGCAATTTCTGTTTTAAAAAGAGGAATCCCTTTGGTTTTGGCTCTTTCGACAAAGGGAATTTGTGGTTCATTCCCATGTGTATAAATAATACAATTCAAATGGAATTCAAAAAACTTCTCCGTAATTTCATGGAGTTTGTCTTCTGATAAAGAATTGAGATAAGCCCATTCCCCTTTACCTAAAATCTGAATGCGATCATTGGCAAAAAAATCAAAAAATCCTGTGAGCGATAATCCGGGACGATTGATTTCAGCATTGTTGATTCGATTTGATAACCCGGCTTCTCCCGTGATCAAATTCAATTGTAGATCCTCATGATCTCTTAAAATTGTATCAACTGTGATCCCTGGAACTGGCATTGAATTACCCCTTTAGAGAACTGATCCTCTTCCTTTCATTCGAAGGAAGGATTCTTAAGACCTTTCTATATTTTGCCACCGTACGTCGGGCAATTTCAATTCCTTTTTTCTCCATAAGTTCAACGATATCCTGATCTGAGAGAGGATTGTTTTCATCTTCATCCTTCACTAGATTCCGAATGATTTCATGAATTTTTTTAGAACTTTCTTTTCCACCTTCGGTAGACTTAACCCCGGACGAAAAAAACCATTTGAGTTCAAATATTCCCCAGGTAGTTTGAATATATTTATTTGTTGTTATGCGAGAAATTGTAGATTCATGTAAATTTAACTTTTCTGCCACTTCCTTTAGAGTTAAAGGTTTGATAAAACCAATTCCGCCTCTAAAAAAGTCGACTTGAAAATCAATGATACAACTCACAACCCGTTGTAAAGTTTGTCTTCTTTGTTGGATGGAACGAATGAGCCACTGCGCTGAGCTAAATTTTGTTTGGAAATATTCCTTTTCTTTGGGTGGTAATTTGTGATTTAAAAGTTCTTTATATTCTTCCTGGATCGAAAGTTTAGGCAACCACTCATCGTTTATAAAGATATTAAACTCGTTTCCTACTGCTTTTACAACTACGTCCGCAACTACATAATCAATTTTTCTTCCTTGGTAGGTAGTCGCAGGATAAGGTTCTAATTTTTTAATCAACCTTGCTAAACTTAAAATTTCCTCTTCTGTAATTTTAAGATTTTTTGCTATTTTTTTATAATCAACTTTTTCTAGGTCTGATAAAAATTCACCAATCAACTGGTGCAAAAGGATATTATCGGGGAAAAGAATTTTTCCTTGGATGAGAAGGGTTTCCTGCATATCCCTGGCACCAATCCCAATAGGATCAAGTTCATTTACAACCTGCAACACCCGCCGTAACTTTGTTTCAGGATACCCCATTTCTTTCGAAACAACTGCTAAATCGTCGGTGATAAATCCTTTATCATCAATCATACTGATAAGGACTTCACCAATTTCAAACTCCAATTTTGTCAGTTTGATGAGTCTTAGTTGGTTTAACAAATGTTCTTCGAGAGTTTCGCCGCGTGTAGAGGATTCAATGTACTTTTGGTTTCTGTCACTAGCTTCCGTATCATAAGAACGCGGGCCTTCTAAGGAATAAGAATCTTGCCAATTGACATCCGTACTCTTTTCATGATTTAATTTTTCTAATCGTTTTACTTCATCGATAGAAAAAAGTTCCGGCATTTTTGTTTTTTCATCTGCACCCACTTCATCTAAAAGTGGATTTTCCAAAAGTTCGTTTTGAATTTTATCAGAAAGCTCTAAGGTAGATAAAGATAATAATTCGATGGACTGACGTAAGTCCTGGGTCATCACTAATTTTTGCGTTTGGCGTTGTGAAAGTGAAGCCCCGAGTTTCATTTATAGTTTAAAATCCTCACCTAAATAAATTCTTCTAGTTTCAGGATCGTTTATCAAATCATCAGCAGTTCCAGAAATCAAAATTCGTCCACTGTACATGATATAGGCTCTATCTGTAATTTTTAAAGTTTCTCTTACGTTATGGTCTGTAATCAAAATCCCTAGTCCTCTATCCTTTAGAGATTGGATAACGTTTTGAATGTCTTTGACGGCAATCGGATCCACACCAGCAAATGGTTCATCAAGTAAGATAAAATCTGGATTGGTGACAAGGGCTCTTGCAATTTCACAACGTCTTCTTTCACCACCGGACAAAGTGTATCCTTTTTGGTTAGCCACCCGCATGATCTGTAGTTCCATAAGGAGTTCGTCCCTGCGACGAATGATTTCATCACCTGGCAAATTCATAGTTTCCAAAATGGCTTCTAAATTTTCAGCAACTGTCAGTTTGCGGAAAATACTCGCTTCCTGAGCCAAATACCCCACACCCATTCTTGCTCGGATATGCATGGGTGCAGTCGTAAGGTCTTCGTTGTCGATAAATACATGCCCTTCATCAGGAGTCACAAAACCAACACTCATATAAAAACTGGTGGTTTTTCCGGCACCGTTTGGACCAAGAAGACCAACAATTTCGCCTTTTCTGATATAAAAACTAACACCATCTACAACCTTACGTTTGTTATAGATTTTTACTAAATTTTCCATCCGGAATGTTTTTACATTCGGATCCATTTCTTTTTGAATCGTTTGGATTTTACTTTTTTTCGCCATTCGGTATTACCTTAAGCCCATCCGTGAGGAAGGCTTTGTCCGATTTTGGAAAGAGAACTATCTTTCCTGCAGAGACTTTGGTGTTATCTTTTACAAGAGTCGGATTCCCTTCCAACACCAACTCGTCCCGTTTTTCATAATAAGTTGCATATTCCCCGGTTGCAGTTGCCGTTTGTGTTTCTACCTGAACATTACCTCGAGCAACAACTTCAAAACGTTCATCAAACCTTTCTAAAAAAACTGCCGTTAACTGGCCTCGTTCACTAAGTTCTTTTTTGTCCAAAAAAACGATCCGAGGAGATTCTGTTAAATAGGAGTAACCTTTGTCTTTGTCATAGGAAAGTAATCCCCCTTCCATTCGATATCCATTTTCACGATCCAAATAACTGACATTTCCAGTGGCTTTGATATCTTTATTATTACGACGGCTTTCCAATAAGTTGGCTTTAAATTCAGAACTAGTTCGATACATAAAGGCGTCACCATTCATGGATGTAATGGTTTCTTTTCCTTTGTTCTGGTGCGTTAGAGTTTTACCTGTAAACAAAGTGACAACACGTTCTTTGGTTGTGGTATCTTTTTCTTTGTCTTTTTTATTTTCGTAAGATACTTGGTAAATGGTAGCATCCCCATCCAATTGAATACTCCCTTCTTTTACAAAACAAGAGAGTGTTTTACCGATCAGGAATCGATTTTCCGAAAACAGAAATGGTTCCCCCGCTAGATCAATCCGATCTTCTTTTTCAGAAAACACGGCATCCTCACCAAACACCTGAAATTCGTCGGAGGTTACTACTACTTTTCCAGCCAAGTTCGTTTTCGCTTCTTCCAAATACCGAACAATGGATTGGCATTGGATTTTGACAACCTTGCCATCTTTTTTTTGATTTAGGACTGGATTATTTTCTAAACTAACCGTCCCAGCCATTTTATCGTAAACGCCTTTTGATGCGGTTAAAGTAACACCATTTTGAAAGTCTTCAACAATCACTTGTCCTTTCAAATTTCCAATGAGTGCATCTTCTCCAATGATTTCGATCTCTCTTGCACTCAGTTTGATACTTTTATGCATGATATAAGCACCGCCACCTAACACAAACACTTTTACAGGGAATCCATTGATGGTTCGTTCTTCTTGGGTAAGACTACTCCCACCCCAAATCACAGGAATTTTATCCTTTTTATCTTTCTTTTTTTCTGGAGAGAATTGATTGTTTTCTTTTTTTAAAAGATCTTCCGATCCGTACAAGACGGGTATTGGTGATGGATTGGCATGAAGGATTGAAACAAAAAAACAAAACAATACTATATGTTTTTTCATTGTTTTTCCTTCAAGGGATTACTTCCACCCACAGTCACAGCTTTAGGTTTGATAATCGTAAATTTATTTAAACTTTTATCTGCCCGAAGCCCTTTCCCACGAATCGTGGTTCCATCTGAATAAACGAGAACATCCTCTTCTGAAGATAATGTTTTTTCATCTAAGTTATAGGTTAGTGACTCTGATTCTATGAATTTTCCATCATTTGTTTTTAATCTCACCTTACCGCTTAGGACAACAGTTTTTGTAGAATGGTTGATTTCCCCTCGGTCCCCTAACATTGCAGAAGTCACGTTTCCCTTTTCAAATTGTTTGAACTCAAATCCATAAACAATGGTTTTGTTCTCTTTAGGGAAAATATAGGATTCAGCACCTTTCAACACCCACTCCAATTCCCCCGATTCTTTATAAGAAGAACGAGAAAAGTTTCTCATAGAAACCATTGAGCCCGATTCTTTTTCTGCATCAATGCGAATGTATTCCTTATCCTTGCAACTAACAATTGCTAAGAGCAAGAATAGGATCAAAAACCTTCGCATCATAAAAGAAAGTTTAATCCTCTAAAAACTTGGTTTTTACCAAACGATCTAATTCCAAAAGTTGTGTTAAAAGATTTTTTGCCTTCGCTAATGGAAACTGTGTGGTCGCATCCGATAATGCCTTTTCTGGATCAGGATGTACTTCCATAAAAAGTCCTTCTACTCCAACAGAAACAGCACCACGCACCATATGAGGAATGAATTCACGAACCCCACCAGTGATATTTCCTGCAGCTCCTGGAAGTTGTGCAGAATGAGTGGCATCAAAAACAATGGGAATTCCATGTTTGTGCATCATGGGAATTCCACGAAGGTCAAACACCAAGTTTCCATATCCGAAACTGGCTCCTCTTTCGGTTACCATATACTTCTCAGATCCAGACTCTTGGATTTTTGTTTTGATATGACGAGTGTCATCTGGAGCCATAAACTGGCCTTTTTTTACATTCACCCATTTTCCAGTTTCCGCTGCCTTTGCGATTAGATCGGTTTGGCGGCTAAGAAAAGCTGGAATTTGAAAGATATCAACCGTGTCTTTTAAAGGCTCCACTTGGTTTGTTTCATGGATGTCAGTGAGTACAGGAACATTGTATTTGTTTTTGATAAAATCAAGAAGTTTCCTTCCTTCTTCTAGCCCCGGTCCCCTGTAAGAATTGATGGAAGATCTATTTGCTTTATCAAAGGAGGATTTAAAAATATAAACAATCCCCAAGTCATCACAAATGGCTTTCATCTCGCCGCAAACTCTATCGAGTAAATCTTTGTTTTCCATGACACAAGGTCCGGAAATTAAAAAGAAGGGATTACGACCCCCGATTTTTTTACCGAAAAATTCTCTTTCTTCAATTAAATCGTACATCTTAATCCTCCGTTTTTTTAGCTAGTTTGGATGCTGCTCGAATGAATCCGGCAAAAAGTGGATGCGGATCTGTTGGTTTGGATTGAAATTCCGGATGGAACTGCACTCCCACAAACCATGGATGGTTAGCCACTTCCACTATCTCCGCCAAACTTCCATCAGGTGAAAATCCAGCTAAATTCATTCCTTTTTTCTCAAATTCATCTTTGTAACGCAAAGTGAATTCAAATCTATGTCTATGTCTTTCCGAAATTCGTTCTGCCTTGTATTCAGAATAAGCAAGACTTCCCTTTTTTACGATACAAGGATAAGCCCCAAGTCGCATGGTCCCACCCATACGTTCGATTTCTTTTTGTTCTTCGATCATAGAAATCACAGGATGATCTACATTGGGTTTAAATTCAGTAGAGTTAGCATCCTTATAACCCAGAACATTTCTTGCAAATTCAATTACCGCACATTGCATCCCTAGACAAATTCCGAAAAATGGAATTTGTTTGGTTCTTGCATATTGAATGGCAGCAATTTTTCCTTCGATTCCGCGTTCGCCAAAACCACCAGGAACCAAAATTCCATGAACACCTTTTAAATGTTCTTTGATATTCTTTGCATCAATATCTTCTGGATTGATTTTGATCACATTCACTTCAACATCGTTAGCAATCCCACCATGAGCTAGAGATTCATAAACAGAACGATAGGCATCTTGCAAAGAAATGTATTTCCCAATTAACGCAACTTTTACGGTCTTTTTCGTATTACGAATTTTTTTTACCATATTTTCCCACTGGGAAAAATTGAGTTTTCGAAGGTCCATACCGAGAGCATTTAAAACCACTTCATCCAATTTATCTTCCCGATACATAAGAGGAATTTCGTAGATCGAAGTATCAATATCAACAGCAGAGATTACGTTTTGTTCTTTTACGTTACAAAAGAGAGAAATTTTATTTTTCATCTCCTTGGACATTGGTTTGTTAATTCTACAAATTAAAATATCAGGTTGGATACCAAGGGCCAACAACTCTTTTACAGAATGTTGTGTCGGTTTGGTTTTGGCTTCGCCGGCTGCCGTAATGGTTGGAACAAGAGTTAGATGCAAAAACAACACTTGGTTTGCACCGTGTTCGTAACGCATTTGTCTAATGGCTTCCAGAAAAGGAACTGACTCAATGTCACCCACAGTGCCACCAATTTCCACAATCACAAAGTCTGTTTCCTGATCGCGTGTTAGGTTGTAAATTCGATTACGAATTTCATTGGTGATATGTGGTACAACCTGTACAGTTCTTCCTAAATAATCACCTTTTCTTTCTCTTTCAATCACCGCGTGATAAATTTGCCCCGTGGATACGGAATTTTTTCTAGAAAATTTAGATTTTGTAAATCGTTCGTAATATCCTAAATCTAAATCTGTTTCAGCTCCGTCTTCGGTTACATACACTTCCCCATGTTGGTACGGACTCATTGTACCTGGGTCAATGTTGATATAGGGATCCATTTTTTGTAAAGAGACGGTATAACCCCTGGCTTCTAACAAACAACCGAGAGCTGCAACGGTAACGCCTTTTCCTAAAGAAGAGGAAACACCACCGGTAATAAAAATATATCTGGTCTTGGACAAAATGGACCTCAAAAAAGAATGTTTTTTACAGAGTGGTGGGATTTGGGTCCAAAATCAATACGTTTAGGAAGGAGATTTGGCTTTTTCTAAAATCTTGGTTGTCGATTTTCCTGAGACAAAGGGTAAAATTTGAATATCCGCTCCCATCTCTTTTAAAATTTGGTATTCCGGAAGGGTTTCCACTTGGTAGTCTCCACCTTTGGAATGGACGGATGGTTTTACCTTTTTTAGGATTTCGAGAGGGGTATCTTCAGCAAAAGAGGAAACAAAATCCACAGAGGAAAGAGCCGCAAGTACAGTCATTCTGTCTTCACAAGAATTGATGGGGCGAGTCTCCCCTTTTAGTCGCCTAACACTGGCATCTTCATTGACTCCAATCCATAGTAAATCCCCTAAATCACGAGCCTGTGCCAAATAACTCACGTGACCAGGGTGTAAAATATCAAAGCACCCATTGGTAAATACAATGCGTTTTCCTTCTAAAGCCTTTCTTTTGGATTCAATTTGATCGGAGGAAATGATTTTCGAATTTAAATTTTCGTAAAAACTCATGTTGTTCCTTCCAAATATCCCAATGTTTGTAAGGCTTCTTCAATTTCGGTTTGTGTGACAGTAGCAGCACCTAACTTACCAACAACGATTCCTGCACTCACATTGGAAATAAGAGCTGCATCCGCAATAGACATTCCCGTAGCAACAAAGGCAGTGTATGTAGTAATCACTGTATCTCCCGCGCCCGTCACATCAAAAACTTCCTTGGCAACTGTCGGAATGTGGTAAAAGGAATCTGTCTTTCTTTCATAAATGGACATTCCTTTTTCCCCACGAGTGATCATCATCGCATCGGGCGTGAGTTTTTCAGAGATCTCCCGACAAGCGATTT from the Leptospira congkakensis genome contains:
- the lptC gene encoding LPS export ABC transporter periplasmic protein LptC, whose amino-acid sequence is MMRRFLILFLLLAIVSCKDKEYIRIDAEKESGSMVSMRNFSRSSYKESGELEWVLKGAESYIFPKENKTIVYGFEFKQFEKGNVTSAMLGDRGEINHSTKTVVLSGKVRLKTNDGKFIESESLTYNLDEKTLSSEEDVLVYSDGTTIRGKGLRADKSLNKFTIIKPKAVTVGGSNPLKEKQ
- the kdsA gene encoding 3-deoxy-8-phosphooctulonate synthase, producing the protein MYDLIEEREFFGKKIGGRNPFFLISGPCVMENKDLLDRVCGEMKAICDDLGIVYIFKSSFDKANRSSINSYRGPGLEEGRKLLDFIKNKYNVPVLTDIHETNQVEPLKDTVDIFQIPAFLSRQTDLIAKAAETGKWVNVKKGQFMAPDDTRHIKTKIQESGSEKYMVTERGASFGYGNLVFDLRGIPMMHKHGIPIVFDATHSAQLPGAAGNITGGVREFIPHMVRGAVSVGVEGLFMEVHPDPEKALSDATTQFPLAKAKNLLTQLLELDRLVKTKFLED
- a CDS encoding CTP synthase, with the protein product MSKTRYIFITGGVSSSLGKGVTVAALGCLLEARGYTVSLQKMDPYINIDPGTMSPYQHGEVYVTEDGAETDLDLGYYERFTKSKFSRKNSVSTGQIYHAVIERERKGDYLGRTVQVVPHITNEIRNRIYNLTRDQETDFVIVEIGGTVGDIESVPFLEAIRQMRYEHGANQVLFLHLTLVPTITAAGEAKTKPTQHSVKELLALGIQPDILICRINKPMSKEMKNKISLFCNVKEQNVISAVDIDTSIYEIPLMYREDKLDEVVLNALGMDLRKLNFSQWENMVKKIRNTKKTVKVALIGKYISLQDAYRSVYESLAHGGIANDVEVNVIKINPEDIDAKNIKEHLKGVHGILVPGGFGERGIEGKIAAIQYARTKQIPFFGICLGMQCAVIEFARNVLGYKDANSTEFKPNVDHPVISMIEEQKEIERMGGTMRLGAYPCIVKKGSLAYSEYKAERISERHRHRFEFTLRYKDEFEKKGMNLAGFSPDGSLAEIVEVANHPWFVGVQFHPEFQSKPTDPHPLFAGFIRAASKLAKKTED
- the rfaE2 gene encoding D-glycero-beta-D-manno-heptose 1-phosphate adenylyltransferase, whose product is MSFYENLNSKIISSDQIESKRKALEGKRIVFTNGCFDILHPGHVSYLAQARDLGDLLWIGVNEDASVRRLKGETRPINSCEDRMTVLAALSSVDFVSSFAEDTPLEILKKVKPSVHSKGGDYQVETLPEYQILKEMGADIQILPFVSGKSTTKILEKAKSPS